The Heliomicrobium gestii genome segment TGTCCCAGGTGCTGGGCCGTGTCGATGCTCATTTCCATGACCACCCGGCCCTTACGGGCGCCGTTGAAACCCAAAAGGGAAACGACGGTGACGCCGGCGGTGACGGAGGGCAGCACCGGCGCCGCCTCCAGCGAAACGCTGTCGATGTCGATCATCTTTTTCAGCACCGAAGTCATGCTTTCAGTCAAACAGGTCAGGTATTCCCTGGCCATGGGGATCCCTCCTTACGTTGTTTGGAATATGGGGGCGGCAAGAGGAACAGCGCAGTCCGTCAGGAGGCGCTCAGTTGTTTCTCCACTGCTTCCAGCAGTTCGGGATTGGAAAAGGGCTTGGTCATAAACCCGCTCGCGCCGGCGGCGCGGGCTTCTTCCAGGATCTCTTCGTCCCCCATGGCGCTCAGCATCATGATCTTGGCGCCGGGGTGGCGGGCGCTGATCTCCCGCGCCGCTTCCACACCGTCCATGACCGGCATGGTGATGTCCATGATCAGCAGATCCGGCAGCAGGATGCTGTAATTCTCCACCGCGAGTTGGCCGTTGCGAAAGACGCCGCAGATCTCATACCCGGCCGGTTCGAGGGCTTTGCTCAGGGCCTTGTGGATGAAGGGGGAGTCGTCGACGAGCATGATCCGGTGTTTTTTCGGCTCTGTCATGGGGTTACCTCCTTATGAATGTGAGTGAACACACAATGATTTCCGCAGAGCGGCGTCGCGAAGGCGGGGTCAGCCCGATTGCCGCCCGCCGCCGGTCGCCATCTGAATGACTTCGACGGCGTTCATCACCAGGGCCACCCGTCCGTCGCCCATGATGGTGGCGCCGCCCATGCCTGGCAGCGATGCCAGGTAGTCGGGCAAGGCCTTGACGAGCACATCCTGCTCGTCGATCAAGCGGTCGACGACGACGCCGACCTTGAGATTGCCGTCGCTGAGGACAACGACGGGGGTTTGTCCGTCCGGCGGCAGTTCCGGCATCCCGAGGATGCCGGCCAGGGAGAGGACGCCGAGCACGCCGCCACGGTGCTGGAGCATCCGGCGGCCCCGGCGGAAGACAAAGCGATCGGCCGGGACCTTAATGGTTTCGATCACATTTTCCAGGGGCAGGATCAGCAGTTGGCCCGCCGCCTCGACAAGCAGGCCCCGGGAGACGACGAGCGTCAGGGGCAGTTGCATCGTCATTTTGGTGCCTTGCCCCAGGCGGCTGTGGACAGCGACGGTTCCGCGCAGGGCCGCGATGTTGTTGCGCACCACGTCCATCCCCACGCCCCGGCCGGAGATCTCCGATACGGCCCGAGCGGTGCTGAAGCCGGGGAGGAAGATCAGTTGGAACGCTTGGGCGTCGCTCATTTCCTCCGCCTGGGCCGCCGTGATGAAGCCTTTCTCGACGGCTTTCGCCTTCAGCTTCTGCGGGTCCATGCCGCGGCCATCGTCTTCGATCTCAATAAACACGTCTTTGCCGCGGCTGTAGGCGCGCAGCCAGACTCGTCCCTGGGGCGGCTTGCCGGCGGCGTTGCGGTCGGCTTCCGGCTCGATGCCGTGATCGGCGGCGTTGCGGACGAGGTGCATGAGGGGATCGCCAATCTGTTCGATGATCGTGCGGTCCAGTTCCGTCTCTTCCCCCTCCATGATCAGTTGGATCCGCTTCCCCGTTTGCAGGGCGATATCGCGGATGACGCGGGGGAACTTCTGAAAGACCATGCGGACTTCGGTCATGCGCATCGCCATGATGGCGTCTTCCAGTTCCGCCGAGATGCGCTCGACCCATTGGCCGGCTTCTTTCACTTCTCGGGAAATGACCGGCAGGTTGTACTCCATCATCAGTTTGCGGGCGATCTGGCTGAAGGCGTTTTTCGTGACGGCCAGTTCGCCGATGGCGTTCATCAAACGGGTCAGCTTCTCTTCGCTGACTCGGACCGAGTGGCCGTTGCCGTTTTCCTGGCCACTTCGTTTAGCGCCGTTTCCACCGCTTGCCCCATTGCCACGATTGGCGCCGTTTCCACTGTTTGCTCCGTTGTCTCCTGGTGCTCCCTTGCTGCCGTCTCCACCGTTCGAGCCGCTTGACCCTTTTGCGTCCTTTCCGTCGCTCCCCTGATGGTCCACTGGGCAACCGTCTGCCTGGCCGCCGCCCTCCTTCGGATCGCTCACCACTGGCGCCTCGTCCCGTTCCGCAGGAAGGGACGGTGTATCGGCCGAAGCGACCATTCCCGGTTGTCCCGCCCATTCCGCCGGCTCTGTCCCTTGCCCTTCGACGGCAGGAGACGGCTCGGCAGCGGCGTTGCTTGCATCGCCTTGTTCCAACCGGAGACGCCCGTCGTCCAGTTGCAGCAGCAGCGGCGGGTTGGCCGGGTCGGAATGGCCTTCACCGGAGCGGACCATCTGGACGAGGCGGCGCAACGCATCCATACAGGCAAAACAGAGGTCGATCGCCCAAGCGGGCATGGGCAGCCGAAGGGCGCGCACTCTTTCCAGCATCTCTTCCATCCTTTGGAACACTTCCATCGTTTCTTTTATCGGCAGCCAGAGCGAACCTTCCGGCGTGTTGAAACTGAGCAAGAGACCGAGGTTTCCCTTGAGGGTGTGAACACGCCGGAAGAGTTCCGCCATGGCCGATGTGTCGCCGGGATCGCCGTCAAGGGCGATCAGGAGCTGGTCACAGACAATCTCGCTGTGTTCTTCCGCTTCGATCAGGAAATTCTCCACAGCCGCCTTGCCGGCTTTGCCTTTGATCACAACGAGGAGTTCATCCTCTTGGGAAGTCGAAGCAGCAGCAGACGCCCCTTCGGGGCATACCGTTCCTGCCGTTCCCTTTGCGTCGCCTGGCGCTGGCGGCGCTTCTCCCGTTCCGGCGCCGACGGCGTCAGCGGCGCCGGCGCTTCCCGCCTTCGAATCGACCACAGGGTCGAACTGTCCACCGGAAACGACGCTTTCGTCCCCCTTGTCACTGTCGTCGCCCTCGCCTGCCGCAGCGGTTTCGCCCTGACCCGAGGCTGCCGCAGCCGCTTGCTTCGGCGGCAACGCTGCCTCCAATTGGCCGATCAACCCCTCCAGGTCGCGGTCGGTCAAAAAGGCCACCTGCACGCCGGCGCCAGGCGAGGACGCCTCACAAGCCGCGCGCAGTTGGCCCAGCAACTCCCCGAGGGCGTCGACGGCATCGAGCAGCAGGCCGATGCGCGCACCGTCCAGGTGGGCGCGACCGCTGCGCGCGCTGTCGAGGAGAAACTCCGCCTCATGGCTGAGGCGGGTGATCTCGGAAAAACCGAAAAAAGAGGCGAGCCCTTTGATGGTGTGAATATGGCGGAAGATGTCGTTGATCGAGCCGGGCTTTGCCTCTGACGCTTCCAGTTGCAAGAGTTCTTCCTCGACCCGCTGGAGGTACTCGCCCGCCTCATCGGTGAAGGCTTGCAGCATCTCCAGGTCATCGGGACCAAAACGATAGTGCAAGGGCTTCAGGCCTCCTCTCCGCCGGTCCCCGGAAGCAACCGCCGGACCCAGTGAACCAGCTTTTCCGGCTCCGTCGGCTTGACCACGTATACATTGGCCCCCAGTTCCAGTCCTCGCGCCGCGTCGACGGCGTGGTCCTGGGTGGTGACGATGATGATCGGAGTATGGCGGTGGGCCGGCATGTCGCGCACCTCTGCGATGAACCGGAAGCCGTCCATGCGCGGCATGTTGATATCGGTGATGATCAGGACATGATCGCCTTGCAGCAGCGTTTCCAGGGCCAGGACGCCGTCTTCCGACTCCTCCACGTCATAACCGAGGGAAGTCAGGATATAGGCATGGTATCGTCTCACCATGGCAGAATCGTCAACAACTAAGATGTGTGCCATATCGTCACCCCCTACGGCTTGTAGTACACGATGTTTCCGCCGACCCGCTTCATCTTGAAGGCTTCCGTGATCCGGCTGACCGACTCGGAATGGCCGAGGTAGATGAAACCGCCGCTTCGGATGGAACGATAAAAGTTCTCCAGGACTTTCAGGCGCGACTCCGGATTAAAGTAGATGAGCACATTGCGGCAAAATATAAAATCAAACCCCGACTGTTCCTGCATCCCCGTTTGGTCCATCAGGTTCAAGTGCCTGAACTGAACCATTTTTTTCACGTTCAGGTTGATCAGGTGCATGTCCAGCCGGCTGGTGAAATATCGCTCCAGGTATTCAAGCGGAACATCCTTGACCGAACGGGCGCTGTAGTACCCCTTGCGGGCCGCTTCCAGGACCTGTGTGTTGATGTCGGTGGCCACGATCTCGATCTCCCAGGACTTCGGATCCGGCAGCATCTCCAAGAGGATGATGGCGAGGGTGTACGGTTCCTCGCCGGTGGCGCATCCGGCGCTCCAGATCTTCAGCTTCCGTTCGCCGCTGCCATGCTTGGCCTGGACAACCTCCGGCAGCACCGCCTCGGCAAAACCAGCCAGTTGGGGAAAATCTCGAAAAAAATAGGTCTCATTGACGGTGAGCCGGTTGATCAATAACTCGAGTTCCGTCGTGTCGTTGGAAAATTTGATCAAGTGGTAGTATTCGCGGTAGTCGATGAGGTCCAGTTCTTCCATCCGTTCGCTGATGCGCTTTTCCACATAGTAGAGTTTGTGCGGCTCAAACCAGATGCCCGTCCGTTTGTAGATCAACTCGGTAAAGCGCTGGTAGAGGTCAGTCGCCAAGGCCATCCCGCCGACCTCCTATCCGTTTCAGTTCCTGACCCACCGCCTGAGCGATTTCCTCATCGGCCTCCGGCGCTGACGCCGACAGGGACTCCAGCAACGCTTCCAGGTATTCTTTCCCCTTGGCGCCCATGCGGGCCATCCCGCGCACGGCGGCCAGACGCAAGAGCGGATCGGTCTGCTCGATGTTGTCAGTGAGCCACTCGAAGGTTTCCGGGTGCCGGAAAATCTCGGGACAGGCGAGGATGTGGTACCGATGGTTTTGGCAGGGGTCGTTTTCGTAGAGATAGCGGAGCAATCGGTAGACGCCGTCGCCGCTGCGCGAAGCCAGGCTGGCAATGGCCACCCGCCGGACCTCCTGATCAGGGTCGTTGGCCAAAGATTCCATGACCGACAAGAAGACCTCGTCCGAGCGGATCAGCCGGCTGGCGCGAGCGACACGGGAACGGACATCGCGATCCGACGCCGCAGCGGCGCGCAGGAAGGCGCTGTGCAGATTGGCGCCGCCGAGCGCTGTCATCACCTCAAGCGCCTCCGGTCGCGCCGACTCAGGGCAGCGGTCAAAGAGCCGCTCCAGTTCCGGCTGCAACCCCGGCGGCGCTAGGATGGACAGGGTGTCCGCCGCCTGGCGGCGCACACGGCCGCTGGGGTGTTCCAGCGCTTTAAGGAGCGCCGGCACAGCTCCCTCGCCACAGATCAGCCCGAGGCCGGAAAGGGCGACAGCCGCCACATCCGGTTCCGGGTGAACAGTCATGGCCGTCAAAAAAGATTCGGCGCCGATTCCGCAGCGCCAGGCGAGCGACACCGCATGCCGCACGAGGGCGCTGTCGGCGCGTCCCGCCAGTTCCCGCAGGATCGTCAACGGAAGAATCACCATGGCCTGTTCCGCCGCGCCGAGAAGCAGGCGGGCCAGGCGGTCGTCGGCGTTTTCCAGAAGCCGGATGAACCGGTCCGGAGACGGGCCGGCCTGCAACAGCGCCGGGAGCAACTCCTCCAGCACGCTCTCGTCCTGGCCAAAGCGTCCGACAAGATAAGGGAGGTGTATGTA includes the following:
- a CDS encoding response regulator, whose translation is MTEPKKHRIMLVDDSPFIHKALSKALEPAGYEICGVFRNGQLAVENYSILLPDLLIMDITMPVMDGVEAAREISARHPGAKIMMLSAMGDEEILEEARAAGASGFMTKPFSNPELLEAVEKQLSAS
- a CDS encoding chemotaxis protein CheA, whose translation is MHYRFGPDDLEMLQAFTDEAGEYLQRVEEELLQLEASEAKPGSINDIFRHIHTIKGLASFFGFSEITRLSHEAEFLLDSARSGRAHLDGARIGLLLDAVDALGELLGQLRAACEASSPGAGVQVAFLTDRDLEGLIGQLEAALPPKQAAAAASGQGETAAAGEGDDSDKGDESVVSGGQFDPVVDSKAGSAGAADAVGAGTGEAPPAPGDAKGTAGTVCPEGASAAASTSQEDELLVVIKGKAGKAAVENFLIEAEEHSEIVCDQLLIALDGDPGDTSAMAELFRRVHTLKGNLGLLLSFNTPEGSLWLPIKETMEVFQRMEEMLERVRALRLPMPAWAIDLCFACMDALRRLVQMVRSGEGHSDPANPPLLLQLDDGRLRLEQGDASNAAAEPSPAVEGQGTEPAEWAGQPGMVASADTPSLPAERDEAPVVSDPKEGGGQADGCPVDHQGSDGKDAKGSSGSNGGDGSKGAPGDNGANSGNGANRGNGASGGNGAKRSGQENGNGHSVRVSEEKLTRLMNAIGELAVTKNAFSQIARKLMMEYNLPVISREVKEAGQWVERISAELEDAIMAMRMTEVRMVFQKFPRVIRDIALQTGKRIQLIMEGEETELDRTIIEQIGDPLMHLVRNAADHGIEPEADRNAAGKPPQGRVWLRAYSRGKDVFIEIEDDGRGMDPQKLKAKAVEKGFITAAQAEEMSDAQAFQLIFLPGFSTARAVSEISGRGVGMDVVRNNIAALRGTVAVHSRLGQGTKMTMQLPLTLVVSRGLLVEAAGQLLILPLENVIETIKVPADRFVFRRGRRMLQHRGGVLGVLSLAGILGMPELPPDGQTPVVVLSDGNLKVGVVVDRLIDEQDVLVKALPDYLASLPGMGGATIMGDGRVALVMNAVEVIQMATGGGRQSG
- a CDS encoding response regulator — its product is MAHILVVDDSAMVRRYHAYILTSLGYDVEESEDGVLALETLLQGDHVLIITDINMPRMDGFRFIAEVRDMPAHRHTPIIIVTTQDHAVDAARGLELGANVYVVKPTEPEKLVHWVRRLLPGTGGEEA
- a CDS encoding CheR family methyltransferase; this encodes MALATDLYQRFTELIYKRTGIWFEPHKLYYVEKRISERMEELDLIDYREYYHLIKFSNDTTELELLINRLTVNETYFFRDFPQLAGFAEAVLPEVVQAKHGSGERKLKIWSAGCATGEEPYTLAIILLEMLPDPKSWEIEIVATDINTQVLEAARKGYYSARSVKDVPLEYLERYFTSRLDMHLINLNVKKMVQFRHLNLMDQTGMQEQSGFDFIFCRNVLIYFNPESRLKVLENFYRSIRSGGFIYLGHSESVSRITEAFKMKRVGGNIVYYKP
- a CDS encoding HEAT repeat domain-containing protein; protein product: MNKAKGLLESEHESDRSEAVALLSRSASPSGVELLARQLEREPSAYVRRQIIRALGEMRSHHTAAVAAHLLASAEASVRNAALEVMRALGPVALTALEERLLDPSRDLRKLAVDALAAIPGERAGGMLLRGLDDPDPNVAAASAEALGGRAEPGAVAPMQAKLAKTENVWVAFSLIEALARLGDPASMAGIDAFLTSFQGGRRERTAVAAIWAFAAGRLGDAACVSVAWELRRENLLTAKELLRLLHSLQARGIDPGPSFPELDDLIARHLEDGGSREAVAAAHLAARCCPTLLYIHLPYLVGRFGQDESVLEELLPALLQAGPSPDRFIRLLENADDRLARLLLGAAEQAMVILPLTILRELAGRADSALVRHAVSLAWRCGIGAESFLTAMTVHPEPDVAAVALSGLGLICGEGAVPALLKALEHPSGRVRRQAADTLSILAPPGLQPELERLFDRCPESARPEALEVMTALGGANLHSAFLRAAAASDRDVRSRVARASRLIRSDEVFLSVMESLANDPDQEVRRVAIASLASRSGDGVYRLLRYLYENDPCQNHRYHILACPEIFRHPETFEWLTDNIEQTDPLLRLAAVRGMARMGAKGKEYLEALLESLSASAPEADEEIAQAVGQELKRIGGRRDGLGD